One window of the Pseudomonadota bacterium genome contains the following:
- a CDS encoding response regulator, translating into MIEINEKDIDKITEVFYSILKGKKPVPVELPKEYPDNEIRQAVDYINKFIAEYNEMTAFAYHLGRGEIDIDPPKVGLIIGQSLKSLHASLRTLTWVTKQIATGDFAQRVSFMGEFSEAFNSMTKQLQTSFRERKESEEDLQNQIAEMDKARKAMLNILEDLDEARQEADSAAKAKADFLANMSHEIRTPMNAIIGFSSLAMKTDMNRKQRDYIQKIQQSGQHLLGIINDILDFSKIEAGKLSVEHTEFELEKVMDNVSNLISEKTATKGLELVFRIEKGTPKYLVGDPLRLGQILVNYANNAVKFTEQGEVVISVEVVEETDSDGLFRFAVEDTGIGLTEEQIGKLFQSFQQADTSTSRKYGGTGLGLAISKKLASLMGGDVGVESEYGKGSTFWFTARLGKGIAKARKLLPEPDLRGRRVLVVDDNQMSRVVLSDMLTGMTFIVNDVASGKEALKEISSAAKSGKPYEVVLLDWRMPGMDGIETARAIRDLPLSPLPHMVMVTAYGREEVLREAAMAGLEDVLIKPVSASTMLDTLVHVLGGEPAEMSREEQKAAPLMENLAAMKGVSILLVEDNEFNQQLACELLTDAGFEVNIAQDGQKSLEMLDKHTYDIVLMDMQMPVMDGITATQEIRKQECFKYLPVIAMTANVMADDIDKCYKAGMNDHIGKPIDPDELFGKLLKWVKPRQASQRQEVAGMHAEKTEKEELKPAQQDDLPNIPGLDTGLGLKRVMGKKKLYMSLLKKFIEDQGQTLARIRQSLKVDDRGTAERLAHTTKGVSGNIGASDVQEKAAVVEAAIRNNESSEVLDAKLNALDEALSRMVSALSAAPGVAAEIITPPSSGDPAKGKAVLDELITLLENSDSEAGELFEENREDLSAVIPAAELDAVSRAIEGYDFEEAERICRRAIEEFHT; encoded by the coding sequence GCCTTTGCCTATCATCTGGGGAGGGGTGAGATCGATATCGACCCGCCCAAGGTAGGATTGATCATCGGCCAGTCGCTCAAGAGTCTCCACGCCAGCCTGAGAACCTTGACCTGGGTCACCAAACAGATTGCCACAGGAGATTTCGCTCAAAGAGTCAGCTTTATGGGTGAATTTTCCGAGGCCTTCAACAGCATGACCAAGCAGTTGCAAACCTCCTTTCGGGAACGAAAGGAATCCGAGGAGGATCTCCAGAATCAGATTGCGGAGATGGACAAAGCACGAAAAGCGATGTTAAACATCTTAGAAGATCTTGATGAAGCCAGACAGGAAGCTGACTCTGCCGCCAAAGCCAAGGCTGACTTTCTGGCCAATATGAGCCATGAAATCCGTACGCCCATGAACGCTATAATCGGGTTTTCCAGTCTGGCAATGAAAACGGATATGAATCGAAAGCAGCGCGACTACATACAGAAGATTCAACAGTCAGGACAACATCTGCTCGGCATAATCAACGATATTCTTGATTTTTCCAAGATAGAGGCAGGAAAGCTATCAGTAGAGCATACGGAATTTGAACTGGAGAAGGTTATGGATAATGTTTCCAACCTTATTTCCGAAAAGACTGCCACCAAAGGATTGGAGCTTGTGTTCCGTATCGAGAAAGGAACACCCAAATATCTTGTGGGAGATCCTCTGCGGCTCGGTCAAATCCTGGTTAATTATGCCAATAATGCCGTTAAATTCACCGAGCAGGGAGAAGTGGTTATCTCTGTGGAAGTTGTTGAAGAAACAGACAGTGACGGACTTTTTCGTTTTGCCGTCGAGGATACGGGCATCGGACTGACAGAGGAACAGATAGGCAAGCTGTTCCAATCCTTCCAGCAGGCGGATACATCCACATCGCGAAAGTACGGCGGTACCGGGCTGGGATTGGCCATCTCCAAAAAACTGGCCAGCCTTATGGGCGGCGATGTGGGCGTGGAAAGTGAATATGGCAAAGGCAGCACTTTCTGGTTTACGGCACGATTAGGCAAGGGCATTGCCAAAGCAAGGAAGTTACTGCCGGAACCTGACCTGCGGGGTCGCCGGGTACTGGTGGTTGATGACAACCAGATGAGTCGCGTTGTTCTCTCTGACATGCTTACCGGCATGACCTTTATAGTGAATGATGTGGCCTCCGGCAAAGAAGCCTTGAAGGAGATAAGTTCTGCTGCCAAATCGGGCAAACCTTACGAGGTTGTATTGCTCGATTGGCGAATGCCGGGAATGGACGGAATTGAAACAGCCAGGGCTATCCGGGATCTGCCTTTGAGTCCCCTGCCGCATATGGTCATGGTCACGGCTTACGGCCGCGAGGAGGTATTGAGAGAGGCGGCCATGGCAGGGCTTGAGGACGTACTTATTAAACCGGTAAGCGCTTCAACGATGCTCGACACCCTCGTTCATGTGCTGGGTGGAGAACCGGCTGAGATGTCCCGGGAAGAACAAAAAGCGGCTCCATTGATGGAAAATCTCGCTGCCATGAAGGGTGTATCCATCCTCCTCGTAGAAGATAACGAATTCAACCAGCAACTTGCCTGTGAGCTTCTTACCGATGCAGGATTCGAGGTCAACATTGCCCAAGACGGACAGAAATCATTGGAGATGCTGGATAAGCATACATATGATATTGTGCTCATGGATATGCAGATGCCCGTCATGGACGGTATTACAGCGACACAGGAAATACGCAAGCAGGAATGTTTCAAATATCTACCCGTTATCGCCATGACGGCAAATGTCATGGCCGATGACATTGATAAATGTTACAAAGCCGGTATGAATGACCACATCGGTAAGCCTATTGACCCCGATGAACTCTTCGGCAAATTGCTAAAGTGGGTAAAACCCCGCCAGGCCAGCCAGCGCCAGGAAGTCGCCGGGATGCATGCAGAAAAGACAGAAAAGGAAGAACTCAAACCTGCACAGCAGGACGACCTGCCCAATATTCCCGGTCTCGACACGGGCCTAGGCCTAAAGCGGGTCATGGGTAAGAAAAAGTTATACATGAGCTTGCTGAAAAAATTCATTGAAGACCAGGGGCAGACCCTGGCCCGGATACGCCAGAGTCTTAAGGTTGATGATCGAGGGACAGCGGAGCGGTTGGCCCATACCACCAAGGGTGTCTCCGGCAATATAGGCGCATCAGATGTCCAGGAGAAGGCTGCTGTTGTTGAGGCCGCTATCCGGAACAATGAATCTTCAGAAGTGCTGGATGCGAAACTAAATGCCCTCGATGAAGCCCTCTCACGAATGGTCAGCGCCTTGAGTGCTGCCCCCGGGGTTGCTGCAGAGATTATTACCCCTCCCTCTTCCGGTGATCCCGCGAAGGGGAAGGCAGTACTTGACGAATTAATCACCCTCCTTGAGAACTCTGACTCCGAAGCAGGAGAACTCTTCGAGGAAAACCGGGAGGATTTGTCTGCTGTCATCCCTGCCGCAGAACTTGATGCTGTTTCCAGGGCCATAGAAGGATATGACTTTGAGGAGGCGGAAAGGATATGCAGGAGGGCAATTGAGGAATTTCATACATGA